The sequence below is a genomic window from Candidatus Methylomirabilota bacterium.
AGGAGAGAGGAACCAGACGTATGGCACAAGGCACGGTCAAGTGGTTCAACGACGCGAAGGGGTACGGCTTCATCCAGGTCGAGGGCGGCGAGGACGTCTTCGTCCACTACAGTGCCATTCAAGCCCAGGGCTTCAAGAGCCTGGCGGAGGGCGACAAGGTCGAATTCGAAGTGACCAAGGGCCCGAAGGGCCTGCAAGCCTCCAACGTCCGCAAGGTCTAATCTCTCCACTGATCACTTGACGGCCCGCCGGGTTCTCCGGCGGGTCGTTTTATTTTCCGCCGCGCACAAAAAAGAGCCCCGACGGCTTCTGCGGCTTCGGAACGTCCGGGCCGCCCCGCTGGTGAAAAGCGGGACCGTCGGGGCCGGTGGCTCCTGGGTCCTCCAGGCCCACCTGCGCCTGCTCTACCTCAGGGCCTTAGGAGGTGACCACCTCACAGATCACCGTAGGGGTACACATCGGCTGGATCACCTCCCTTTCTCGGCGCGGCCCGTAGCGGGGCCCAGGACCACCACCTCGCGCCGGACGCCGACTCCCGGCTCGAGGCTCGGTCACGTCGCCCACGGCGGGATTGCCACGGGGGACGATCCAGGGAAGCCTGTGTGAGCTCCGACCGATTTCCTTTATCCTACCTAAGTCGTCTGCGGCGGAAAAGAGTTTTTTCACTTCACCGCGATGCGCCCGTAATTCTTGTCGATCACGGCCTTGCCGACCCCCGGCACCTTCTCGAGATCCTGCGCGCGCTTGAAGGGACCGTGCGCTTCGCGCCAGGCGATGATCTTCTTCGCCATGCCCGCGCCCACCCCTTCGAGCTTCATGAGCGCGCTCTGGTCCGCCTCGTTGATGTTGACCTTGCCGTCGGTCTGCGCGTGCGCCTTCGCGGGGGGATGCGGCGGCTTGTCGTCGGCGCCCCACGCCGTCGCCCCCGTGAGCCACCACGCACTCACCACCATTGCCATGAGCCACCGTGTCGTCCTCATACGCCCCTCCTTGGAGGAATGTGATACCGCTGACGCGCATTCCACTCCGAAAGGGCGGGGGCTGACAATGCCCAGAATTCCAGACAGGGGACGTGTATCTAGTCGAGGTCGGGTCGGGTGAGGCGATCGAGATACGCGTCCCACTCCCAGGGCAGCAACGACTGCTTCTTGGCATTGCAGTCCTTGCAGGCAGGCGCGACATTGGCTCTGACGGAGCGACCGCCGCGGATGAGGGGCACCACGTGATCGAGGGTGAGGGCGCGGGCGCCGACCTCACGCGCGCAATAGTGGCAGCGTCCGTCGGCGATGCGTCTTTTCCACCAGCCGCTCTGGCGGAGCTCTCGCGCCCGCGCCCGCTCGCGCCGGAGGGCGGCCGCGTCGGCCACGGGGATGAACCGCTCCGCCGCCGTCATGGCCTCTCCACCGCGGCGAGGGACAGCGAGAGGTCTTCCCACTCCTTCATGAGCCAGGCGACCTGCTGCTCGGCGTCTTTTCGCTGCTGAGAGATGACGCGGGCGCGGTCACCGTCGCGGTAGAGATCAGGATCGGCCAGGGCCAGCGCAATCTCCTCGAGACGCCTCTCGAGCTCGGCGATCTGGGTCTCCACGGCGGCCAGGCGCGCCTGGAGAGCCTTGATCTCCCTCGAGAGGGCTTTGCCCACCTTGGGCGTCGCCGAGGGCGGCGTCGAGGACGGATCCTTCGGATGTGGCCCGGGCCGACGGGGCGGAGGGGCCGGGCGGGTCGGGAGCGGGGCGGCCTTCCCAGGGGCGGCCTTCGCCGGGGTCGCCGGGGCGGGGGCCGCCCCCGACGCCTTGCGCGCGAGGTAGTCGTCATAGCTGCCGATGTGGACGTGCAGGCGGCCGTGTTCGACCTCGACCACGTGACTGGCCATTCGATTGATGAAGTACCGGTCGTGGGAGATGAACACGATGGTACCCGTGAAATTCGCGAGCGCGTCCTCGAGCACTTCTTTGGAGGCGAGGTCGAGGTGGTTGGTGGGCTCATCGAGACACAAGAGCGCCGCGGGCCGGACGAGCATCTTGGCCAGGGCCACCCGGGCCTTCTCCCCGCCCGACAGCACGGCCACGCGCTTGTCCACGTCGTCGCCGCTGAAAAGAAAGGAGCCCAGGATCGTGCGCAGGCGCTCGAGGCTCGCCGACGGATCGGCCTGCTCGAGCTCCTCGAGCACGGTGCGTGACGGCTCGAGGGCGTCGAGCTGATGCTGCGCGTAGTAGTGCACTCCCACATGGGTCCCGAGCGTCCGCTCGCCCCCGTCGATGGGCAGGACGCCCGCCAGGATCTTGAGAAGGGTAGACTTGCCGGCGCCATTGACGCCCACGAGAGCCACGCGCTGGCCGCGCTCGACCTCGAAGTCGGCCCCCGCATAGACCACGGTGGTGCCGTAGGCCTTGTGGATGCCCACCAGCCGTCCCACGAGCCGCCCCGTGCGCGGCGGCTGCGGAAACGTGAAGCGGATGCGCCGCGCCGCTCGCGCGACTTCGATGCGCTCGAGCTTGTCCAGCATCTTGACGCGGCTCTGGACCTGACGCGCCTTGGTCGCTTGATAGCGAAAGCGCTCGACGAAGCGCTCGATCTCGGCCACGCGCTTGGCCTGATTGCGGGCGCGGGCCTCGAGGAGGGCCTGGCGCGCCTCGCGCTCGACGAGGAAATGATCGTAGTCGCCCTCGTAGAGGGTGACGCCCCCCTCCGTCACCTCGGCGATGGAGGTGACCATGCGGTTGAGGAAATACCGATCGTGGGAGACGACGACCACGCTGCCCTCGTAGGAGGAGAGAAATCCCTCGAGCCACTGCAGCGACTCGATGTCGAGGTGGTTGGTCGGCTCGTCGAGCAGGAGCAGGTCCGGGGCCAGGAGCAGGAGCCTGGCCAGGGCCGCCCGCATGCGCCATCCGCCCGAGAACTCCGCGAGCGGGCGGTGGACGTCGTCGGTCGCGAAGCCGAGCCCCCCGAGGATGACCTTGGCCTGGGCCTCGAGCCGATAGCCACCCAGCGCCTCGAAGCGGTGCTGGATCTCGCCGTAACGCTCGGTCACCGCCTCGCTCGCGGCCGGGTCGGCCATGAGATCCGCCAGCCGCTCGAGCTCGGCCTCGAGCCGCCACACGTCCTCGAACCCGGACAGAGCCTCGGCGAGCACGGTACCCGCCGCGAGGCCGCCGACCTCCTGGGGCAGGTAGCCCACGCTCACGCCCGTGTCGCGATGAACGCGCCCGGCATCGGGCGGCTCCACTCCCGCCAGGATGCGGCAGAGCGTGGTCTTGCCCGCGCCGTTGGGACCGACCAGCCCGATCCGCTCGCCACGGCCGATCCGCCAGGAAGCCTCGCGAAGCAGGGGCCGCCCGCCGAAGCCCTTGGAGATGGCGTCGAGCGCGATCATGTCGGAGCTCGTCCCCTGCCGTCCCGCTCCCTAGCCCATGGCCTGGACGCGGCCCGGCGTGATCGTGAAGATGACGCGCACCTCGTCCGGCTTCCGGTAGGGGTAGCGATCCTTGCCCAGATACTTCTTGGCCAGCGAGTCGATATGCGCGTCGGCGCCCGCCTCGGTGACGGAGGCGACCCGGCCTCTGATCTGCAGATACCGATACGGGTTGTCCGGGTCCATGATGGCCAGGGCCACGGCGGGCCGGCTCCGCAAGTTCTTGTCCTTGATGCGGCCCTTGGCCGTGTTGATGCGGATATGGCTGCCGTCCCAGTCGAACCAGACCGGGGTGACCTGCGGCGTGCCGTCGGCATTGACGGTGGCGAGGCTGGCGAAGGCCTTCTTCTCGAGCAGGTCCTTGAAGCCGGAGGGAATGTCGGTCATGTCGCGGGCCCTTTCCTGGTGATCTCGTCCATGACGGCGAAGGCGTGGCGCACCGACTTCATGCTCACCGTCCCTCCCATGATGGCCCCGACGTCGAGTGTCTCGGCGATCTCTGCGGCCGTCGCGCCCAGGTGGAGGACCTCCTCCACGCGGTGCTCGATTCAGTCGAAGCAGTTCTGGACCACGGCCACACTGAGCGCGGTCAGCTCCTTGTGCTTCTTGCTCAGGGCGCCATCGGAGAAGACGCGCCTGGCGAGCTCGCTGACGGTGCCCGGCACCTGCATCGGGCTCTTGGCGATAAGACCGTTCAGCCGCTTCCGTTCCTGGTTCTTCTCGTGCACGTGGATCATGCCGTCTCCTTTGGTGGCTCTCCGGTGAGCATGCGGGCGCGGGCCTCCGCGAGTCCCCGCAGCGCGAGCAGGAGGCGGACCAGGCACTGCTGGACCAGGGTCGCATCCTGGGCGGTGGGGTCCGCCATCCACTGCCGCGCCCACTCGCGGCTCTCGGACTTCAGGCCGAGCGTCGGCGAGAGCGCCTCAAGACGGAGGAGGAGATCGTCGGCGGGCAGCCCCTGCGCGCGCAGGCGCGAGACCACGGCACCGCGCACCGCCGCGTTCCACACTCCCGTCAATGCCTCGAGGAGCGCCGCATAGCAGGTCGTCTCGGGCTTCTGCCTGAGGTGCTCCACGACGGCGGCCACGAGCGGGTGAATCGCCGGCTCGCCGTCTTCGTCCACGCCGGCCAGCCCGGCCAGGAGCGGGTCGCGTCCGGGCTCCTCGAGTCGCTCGAGCAGATCCACGAGCTCGCCGACCGATACCGGAGGCAGACTGGCCAGGCGCTCGAGGAGCGGTGCGTCGCCTGGCACCGTCTAGCCGCCCGAGGGCGTGGCCGGCTCCTGCGCCGCGGCCAGCTCGTGCATCTGACCGGCCGGCACGAGGAAGGCCGAGGCCAACGCCACCACGGCAACCACGAGCCCCACGATGAAGACAGCTCCCACGGCATGCGCCATGGCCGGACGCATCAGGGCGAGCACGTCGGCGCCGAGGGCGGCGCGGGTGGCCGGGTTGACGATGAGGTCGGGGTGCGCGACGGTCTCGCGCAGCCTTTCTTGTAGTCCCGCCGGCGCGGCCGCGAGTAGCCCGGACAGCTCCTGGTGAAGGCGCTGGGCCATGACCGAGCCCATCACCGCCACGCCCACGGCGCCGCCGATGCTGCGGAAGAAGCTGGTGAGCGACGTTGCGGAGCCCAGCACGGAGCGGGGGACGGCGTTCTGCACGGCGATCAGCATGGGCACGAACACGAGCCCCATGCCCGCCCCGGCCAGGGTGATGTCGCGCATGGCGATGCCCCGCGTGAGCGATTCGTTCCAGCCCGCGAACAGGACGAAGGCCAGGGTCAGGGCGACCATGCCCACCAGCACCACCGACCGATAGCCGACGCGCAGCACCAGCCGCGCGCCCAGGATGGAGCAGGCCACCCAGCCGACCACGAAGGGCATGAGCACGACGCCCGCCTCGGTCGCGCTGGTGCCGCTCACCGCCTGCAGGTAAAGCGGCACGAAGGCAATGGCGCCGAACATGGCCATGCCGGAAAAAAACCCCGTCACCGAGGCGGCTCGAACCATGGGATTGCCGAAGAGCGCGAGCGGTACCACGGGCTCGGCCGCGCGCCGCTCGATCATGATGAAGACGGCCAGGAGCACGACGGACAGCCCCAGGAGCGCGAGCACCGAGAGTCTCCACCAGGAGGCGCCGCGGCCGGCCTCGATGAGACCGATGAGGAGCGCGGAGATCGCGCCCGCGAAGATGGCGGTGCCGCCGTAGTCGAAGGCGGCCGCGCGTCTCTCCGTCCGCTCGCCCGCCAGTCCCCACCCGATGGCGGCCATGGCGAGGAGGCCAAATGGGATATTGATATAAAAGACCCAGCGCCACGACACGGCATCGGCGAGGAAGCCGCCGATGAGCGGGCCGACCAGGGACGCTACGCCCCACACGCTCGAGAAATACCCCTGCATCTTGGCCCGGCGCTCGATTCCGTAGAGATCGGCGATGATCGTCATGCCGATGGTGATGAGCGAGCCCGCGCCAAGGCCCTGGATCGCGCGAAACGCGATGAGCTGGGCCATGCTCTGCGACAGCCCCGAGAGCGCCGATCCCACGAGAAACAGGCTCAAGCCCGTGAGGTAGACCCGCCGGCGGCCGTACTGGTCGGCCAAGCGGCCCCAGAGCGGCATGGTCACGGTGGCGGCCAGGAGGAAGCCCGAGAAGGTCCAGGAGTAGATCTGGATCCCCCCGAGGCTGGCAATGACGGTGGGCATGGCCGTGGCCACCACCGTCGACTCCATGGCCGCGAGGAAGATCGAGCCCATGACGCCCGCCAAGACGAGCCTGCGGTGCGGTTCCCCCCTGTATTCAGCCATCGATTCCCACTTAGTGGCCGCCCGTGCAGCCGGCGCACCGGCACAGGGCGCGGAGAATCCGGAATGGATAGAGGCTCTCGTGGCCGTCGGACCATGTCACGCGAAGGCCGTCGGCCTGCTTCTTGATGTCCTTCGGCCAGCCCATGGCCTGGGTCAGCACCACGCCCGGCTCGGGCGTGTGCACCGGATCGTCGAGGCGCAGCCGCTCGAAAGGATAGATGCTCGCGTGATTGTCGGCCCAGGTGACGCCAACAGCGTAGCGGCCGACCAGATGCACGTCCTTGGGCTCGTCGGGATTCGGCTGGCCGAGGATGGGCAAGCTGAGCTTGATGGCCATGGCGTCCTCAGGCCGCCTTCAGGCGGAGCCGCTCGCCGGCCAGAAGATAGTGCACGGCCACGTTCTGATGTCGCCCCCACGTGAGCGAGCGCCTGCGTATGGCCGCTTCGCTCAGCGCGCGGCCCCGGCCATAGAAGTGCTCGAAGGCCCGGCGCACGCCGAGATCGCCGGCGGCACAGACATCGCCACGGCCGAGGTGCCGCGCGAGAAACCACTCGGCCGTCCATCGCCCGAAGCCGCGGACGGCCGTGAGGGCCTCGATCACCTCGTCATTCGTGCGCCGGGCGAGCGCGTGGAGATCCAGCTCACCCGCCACGACCTGGCGCGCCAGGCCGACGACATACTCGGCCTTGCGGGTGGTGAACTGCATGCGCCGCAGATCACCGACGCGGGCGCGGGCCAGCTTGGCCGCCTCCGGGAATCCGTACACGGTGTGCCGACCGACCTTCACGGGCGTCCCGAAGCGGCGCACCAGACGCGCGCGTACGGTGAAGGCGAAGGCGAGGTTGACCTGCTGGGCGCACACCGAGCCTACCAGCATCTCGAGCGGCCTCGGCTGGAGCGTGGGTCTGAGCCCGTAGAGACGCGACATCAGCACGCGCAGCACGGGGTCTCCGGATGCCTCTCGGTAGAAGCCCTCGAGGTCCTGGTCGAGGCCGCAGAGGTCACGCGCCTCGGCCACCGCGGCGTCGAGCACGCGCGCGCTGCGGACGCCGGGGACGGACACGGATAGGCGCGCGGCGTCGACCGGGCCCGACCACCGGAGCTCGAAGCCGTGCCAGCGCCCGGCCACTTCCACCGCGCGCACGAGCGCGTCGCCGACCAGGCGATTGCACGGATCCTCACCCCAGAGATGGAAGCGCGACAGGGTGTGGGCGGCGTCGAGCGGCCCTTGAACGGAGATCTCGGTCTTCATGGCGGGCTCTCAGTCTACCAGAGCGGCGCCGCGGGCGACACGACCGGTCAGTGGCGAATGTCGAAGAAAAGCGGGCCCGGAGGCACGGGTCCGCTGTCATCCAGGCACTTGACCACGAAGTTGAGGTCCACGATCTCCTCGGCGAAGGGGCGCAGCATGGCGCAGGCCGCCGACTCGGCAGGCAGCGGCACGAGGAGCTGCCGGACCCCGTGCAAGCGCAGCACCCCGGCCAGGTTCGTGAAAGCGTCGAGCGCCTCCGGTCCCTCCAGCATGACGTCGAAGGCCTTGACGGCCCGGAAGGCGAAGGGATCGAGACGCCGGGCGGGTCTGTCGTCCCAGAGGGACAGCCACGCCGTGCCCGAGCGCTCGCCCGCCGTCCAGCTGCCCGTATAAGCGCCCTCGGGCGGTGGAGAGAAGAGCTCGCGCTCGAGGAAAACCGGTACGAAGTGGTGCGACTGGACCGCGGCGAGACGGAGCCGCATCAGGTGTGGGTCGCGGTACAGGTCGAACTGGACGGCCCGGGGCGTTCCCTCCGGCTCGAAGCGGGCGAGGTCGAGGACGAGATAGTCAAAGCGCCCTATGGTCTCGAAGCCCAGCGCGGTGACCATCTTCATCGAGGGGGTGTTGGTGGTCTTGATGAGGCCGGTGAAGTAGCTCGCCCCCTGATCCAGAGCCCACCGCTCGGCCGCTTCGATGAGGCTGGGTCCCAGGCGCCTTCTCTGGAGCCCTGGTACGACCCGGGTATTGAAAGAGTAGGCCGTCTTGCGGTGACCGCCAGCGATCCGGACTTCGGTCATGGCCACGCACTCGACGCCCACGACCACCCCATCCTGCTCGACCACGAGGACCCGGGACGAGGGATAGGCATCCGTCCGGGCGAAGAAGTTACGGCGCGCCTGGAGGAGAGCCGCGCCGGAGCTATGGTCATCGTCCTCGATGGCGATGAGGGCCTCATGGTCCTCCTCTGTCGCCGCCCGCAGGACGACGTCCTGCGCAACCCTGTTCAGGACCGTCTGCGACATAGGCCCCCTCCCCGGCAGCTTCCAACCTTCGACGCGATGGTACTCCAGCCGGCAAAGCTGTGCCGGGGAAAGTGCGAAATTCCCGACCCTGCCAAGAACCTGGGCAAACGATTGACGAGGACGTCCTTCGCGAGCCGGACACCCGCCATGCAGGCTGCTCAAAAAGGTCCAGATGCGAGGCGGCGCCCCGCTGTTCGAGTTGAGCGACGGCTCTTAGGCGTTGCGAGACGAGGACCGAGTAGATCCGCACGCGAGGCGTAGTCTCTCTACGTTGAGCGTGCGGATCAACTCAGCTCTCGTCTCGCGACGGCCAGGGACTGCCGCTCAACTCGAAGGGCGGGGCGCCAACGAAGCAGATGGGCCTTTTTCAGCAGCCTGCTAGTGCAGGTGGTAGGGGACGTCGGTCACCACCACATTCTTCCTGAAGAGCAGCGCGCCCTTGATCAGGAGGGCGGTCTGGTTGTGCAGGAGGTGCTGCCACCAGTGCTTGGGCACGAACTCGGGGATGACGATGGTGACCATGTGGGTGTCGCCGAGGGCCAGGAGATGATTGAGGTAGTCGAGGAAGGGCTGGAGGAGCGATCGATAGGGCGAGGAGAGGACGACGAGGGGCGCGCCCATGCCCCACTTGATCCACTTCTCCTCCAGCCGCCGCGTCCTGTCCGGGTCGAGCTCGACGTAGACGCCCTTGACCGAGGGGGCGAGCGTCCGCGCGTACTGCAGCGCATGGATGACGCCCCGGTGGATATCGCCGACCAGCACGAGCACCGTATGCTCCATGGGGGGCGGCCCCCCGTAGCCGTCGAGCGAGAGCTGCCCGGCCACATCGGCGTAGTGGCGATGGATGGCGATGAACATGGCCACGAGCAGCGGGATGAGCAGCACCACCACCCATGCCCCGTGGGTGAACTTGGTGGCCGTGATAACGAGCACCACGGCGCCCGTGGTGACGGCGCCCACCGCATTGACCCACCAGCGCCAGCGCCAGCCCGGCTCGCGGCGCACGAGCCATCGCCGAACCATGCTCGCCTGCGAGAGCGTGAAGGACAGAAAGACCCCGACCGCATAGAGTGGGATGAGGGCGTGGGTGCTACCGCCGAAGATCACGAGCAGGAGCGCGGCCGTTCCCCCGAGGATGAGGATCCCATTCGAGAAAACCAGGCGATCGCCTCGCGTGCCGAACTGGCGCGGCAGGAAGCCGTCCCGAGCGAGGAAGAAAGACAGTCGCGGGAAGTCGGCGAAGGCCGTGTTGGCCGCCAGCACCAGGATGAGCATGGTGGCGCCCTGGATGCAGAAGTAGAAGAGGCTCTCACCGAAGATCTGGCGGGCGAGCTGCGAGACGATCGTCTCCTCGGCCACGGGGGTTAGATGATAGTGCCGGGCCAGGAAGGTGATACCCATGAAGAGCGAGATGAGGATGACGCCGAGCCAGCCGAGCACGACGCCGGCGTTCTTCGCTTCCGGAGGCTTGAAGGCGGGAATGCCGTCGGAGACGGCCTCCACGCCGGTGAGGGCCGCGCAGCCGGAGGCGAAGGCGCGGAGAATGAGGAAGACGGTCAGCTCCTGCGTGGCGGGAACGATCGGACGGGCGGCCTGCGCGGCCACATCCCACCCGAAGGCCCACCGCACGAGCCCATAGAGAATGAGGGTCCCCGCCGCGGCAATGAAAAGGTAGGTGGGCAGCGCGAAGAGCTTGCCCGACTCGCGCAGGCCCCGGAGGTTGGCCAGCGTGATGGCGGTGACGAAGCCCACGCCGATGGCCTCGCGATAGTCGAAGAGGATGGGGACGGCGGAGGTGAGGGCGGCCACGCCGGCCGCCACGCTCACGGCCACGGTGAGCACATAGTCGAT
It includes:
- a CDS encoding cold-shock protein, producing MAQGTVKWFNDAKGYGFIQVEGGEDVFVHYSAIQAQGFKSLAEGDKVEFEVTKGPKGLQASNVRKV
- a CDS encoding helix-hairpin-helix domain-containing protein, giving the protein MRTTRWLMAMVVSAWWLTGATAWGADDKPPHPPAKAHAQTDGKVNINEADQSALMKLEGVGAGMAKKIIAWREAHGPFKRAQDLEKVPGVGKAVIDKNYGRIAVK
- a CDS encoding HNH endonuclease, with the translated sequence MTAAERFIPVADAAALRRERARARELRQSGWWKRRIADGRCHYCAREVGARALTLDHVVPLIRGGRSVRANVAPACKDCNAKKQSLLPWEWDAYLDRLTRPDLD
- a CDS encoding ABC-F family ATP-binding cassette domain-containing protein, which produces MIALDAISKGFGGRPLLREASWRIGRGERIGLVGPNGAGKTTLCRILAGVEPPDAGRVHRDTGVSVGYLPQEVGGLAAGTVLAEALSGFEDVWRLEAELERLADLMADPAASEAVTERYGEIQHRFEALGGYRLEAQAKVILGGLGFATDDVHRPLAEFSGGWRMRAALARLLLLAPDLLLLDEPTNHLDIESLQWLEGFLSSYEGSVVVVSHDRYFLNRMVTSIAEVTEGGVTLYEGDYDHFLVEREARQALLEARARNQAKRVAEIERFVERFRYQATKARQVQSRVKMLDKLERIEVARAARRIRFTFPQPPRTGRLVGRLVGIHKAYGTTVVYAGADFEVERGQRVALVGVNGAGKSTLLKILAGVLPIDGGERTLGTHVGVHYYAQHQLDALEPSRTVLEELEQADPSASLERLRTILGSFLFSGDDVDKRVAVLSGGEKARVALAKMLVRPAALLCLDEPTNHLDLASKEVLEDALANFTGTIVFISHDRYFINRMASHVVEVEHGRLHVHIGSYDDYLARKASGAAPAPATPAKAAPGKAAPLPTRPAPPPRRPGPHPKDPSSTPPSATPKVGKALSREIKALQARLAAVETQIAELERRLEEIALALADPDLYRDGDRARVISQQRKDAEQQVAWLMKEWEDLSLSLAAVERP
- a CDS encoding PPOX class F420-dependent oxidoreductase, which encodes MTDIPSGFKDLLEKKAFASLATVNADGTPQVTPVWFDWDGSHIRINTAKGRIKDKNLRSRPAVALAIMDPDNPYRYLQIRGRVASVTEAGADAHIDSLAKKYLGKDRYPYRKPDEVRVIFTITPGRVQAMG
- a CDS encoding MDR family MFS transporter → MAEYRGEPHRRLVLAGVMGSIFLAAMESTVVATAMPTVIASLGGIQIYSWTFSGFLLAATVTMPLWGRLADQYGRRRVYLTGLSLFLVGSALSGLSQSMAQLIAFRAIQGLGAGSLITIGMTIIADLYGIERRAKMQGYFSSVWGVASLVGPLIGGFLADAVSWRWVFYINIPFGLLAMAAIGWGLAGERTERRAAAFDYGGTAIFAGAISALLIGLIEAGRGASWWRLSVLALLGLSVVLLAVFIMIERRAAEPVVPLALFGNPMVRAASVTGFFSGMAMFGAIAFVPLYLQAVSGTSATEAGVVLMPFVVGWVACSILGARLVLRVGYRSVVLVGMVALTLAFVLFAGWNESLTRGIAMRDITLAGAGMGLVFVPMLIAVQNAVPRSVLGSATSLTSFFRSIGGAVGVAVMGSVMAQRLHQELSGLLAAAPAGLQERLRETVAHPDLIVNPATRAALGADVLALMRPAMAHAVGAVFIVGLVVAVVALASAFLVPAGQMHELAAAQEPATPSGG
- a CDS encoding gamma-butyrobetaine hydroxylase-like domain-containing protein produces the protein MAIKLSLPILGQPNPDEPKDVHLVGRYAVGVTWADNHASIYPFERLRLDDPVHTPEPGVVLTQAMGWPKDIKKQADGLRVTWSDGHESLYPFRILRALCRCAGCTGGH
- a CDS encoding GNAT family N-acetyltransferase; the encoded protein is MSQTVLNRVAQDVVLRAATEEDHEALIAIEDDDHSSGAALLQARRNFFARTDAYPSSRVLVVEQDGVVVGVECVAMTEVRIAGGHRKTAYSFNTRVVPGLQRRRLGPSLIEAAERWALDQGASYFTGLIKTTNTPSMKMVTALGFETIGRFDYLVLDLARFEPEGTPRAVQFDLYRDPHLMRLRLAAVQSHHFVPVFLERELFSPPPEGAYTGSWTAGERSGTAWLSLWDDRPARRLDPFAFRAVKAFDVMLEGPEALDAFTNLAGVLRLHGVRQLLVPLPAESAACAMLRPFAEEIVDLNFVVKCLDDSGPVPPGPLFFDIRH
- a CDS encoding APC family permease gives rise to the protein MNLHALKKLVVGSPLATAQARHERLSKTAALAVFSSDALSSVAYATEEILLILVLAGSAAFYLSIPIGGAIAILIAVVVSSYRQTILAYPQGGGSYIVTKDNLGTLPGLVSAGALLIDYVLTVAVSVAAGVAALTSAVPILFDYREAIGVGFVTAITLANLRGLRESGKLFALPTYLFIAAAGTLILYGLVRWAFGWDVAAQAARPIVPATQELTVFLILRAFASGCAALTGVEAVSDGIPAFKPPEAKNAGVVLGWLGVILISLFMGITFLARHYHLTPVAEETIVSQLARQIFGESLFYFCIQGATMLILVLAANTAFADFPRLSFFLARDGFLPRQFGTRGDRLVFSNGILILGGTAALLLVIFGGSTHALIPLYAVGVFLSFTLSQASMVRRWLVRREPGWRWRWWVNAVGAVTTGAVVLVITATKFTHGAWVVVLLIPLLVAMFIAIHRHYADVAGQLSLDGYGGPPPMEHTVLVLVGDIHRGVIHALQYARTLAPSVKGVYVELDPDRTRRLEEKWIKWGMGAPLVVLSSPYRSLLQPFLDYLNHLLALGDTHMVTIVIPEFVPKHWWQHLLHNQTALLIKGALLFRKNVVVTDVPYHLH